GCAGAGTTTCTGTTTTTCTGGGCTCACCCTTTACCACCGCCTCAAGGCTCCCATTGGCGGTGTTGATAAGAAACCCATGGATCAGGACTTCACGGGGAATGAGCGGTGATTTTCTCAGGGCATCCACCGATTCCCTCACACGCTCGCGCTCAGACCCCGTGGCACCGGCCCAGGCCCTGAGATCGCTTGCAGGGATGGCGTCACGTGCCACCCCCTTTTTCTTCATATTCTCCGTGAAGTCATAGGCCTGGAATTTCGCCAGGGCGCAGTCGGTGTGATTCACCACAAATATCTCCTGCACATTAAAGGTGTAGAGCGTCACGGCAATTGACCTTATGACATCATCAGTCACGAGCACACCGGCATTCCTTATGACCGCCGCATCGCCGGGGGCGAACCCCATGGCTTTTTCCACAAGCTCTGAAAGCCTTGAGTCCACGCAGGTAAAAAGTATCACGCCCTTCCGGGGCCCTGCAGGCGGGCCATGGAAACCTGAAAAGATCTTGTTGAATGAGAGCACATGGTCTAGCATGGCACTACCCCCCATGGTGATTTAATAACAGTGTTCTCTTATTTTTCCCTAATATCCTTCACCGCCATGCCTTTTCTATAGACCACTATGGCAGGATCTGGTCCCGTGGGGCAGCGGTGTTCGCACTGTCCGCACCCCACGCAGAGCGCGGGGTCCACGAAAGGCCGGGGCTTTCCCTCAAGCTCTTTCTGGAACACGGCGTCATAGGAGCAGTATTCATCGCAGACAAGGCACTTGGCGTCCTGGTTCCAGGCGATGCACTTGCTCCTGTCTATCCGCGCCTGCCCCAGGATCTCCCTCTTCTTGTCTTTCACGTCCACAGGGCGGAGCGCTCCTACAGGGCAGAGCGAAGTGCAGAGGTTGCAGTTCTCCTCACAGAATCCACGAAGGGGGACGAGGCGGGGCGACCACAACCCGGCAAGTCCCCCCTCAAACAAGGAGGGCTGAAGCCCGTTGGTGACGCATACCTTCAGGCATGCCCCGCAGCGGATGCACCGTGCCACGAATTCCGCCTCGGGAAGAGCGCCTGGTGGCCTTATCAATCGTGAGCTGGCCATGGCATACCCGTACTCGGTTTTTCCCATAAGGGCAAAAGCGCAGCCCCCCGCGAGGGAGAGAAAAAAATCCCTCCTGGAAAGAGCCATGAGGGCCCCAGGTTCATGGGGCCTGTCCTTTCTCAGAATCCACTTCACAACGGGCCCGAAGAGGGGCTGAGGCTTTCCCATCCTGAACGAGATGGCCTTTGAGGGGCAGAGGGCCTCACAGTCCATGCATTCTATGCATTCCGAAGGCATAATGTCCCTGTTTGCGGGAAATATGGCACCGGTGCGGCACTTCCTGGCGCAAAGACCGCAGTCGGTGCAGGAATCGCTCACGTGCTTCCTGAGAAGGGCGACTCTTGAAAAAACCCCCAGGAGGGCGCCCATGGGGCAGAGCACACGGCACCACTTCCGCCTGGTGAATGCCTCAAGGGCCATGATGGCGACAAAAATGAGAAAAAAGAGAAAAGTCCCCTCGAAAAACACCTTGGGCGCCGGCGAGAGCAGCGACTGGGAAATCCAGGGGAGCTTCTGGGAAAGGGGTGCCACAAGGGAAAAAAGCACCGGGAAGAGGCAGAAGGTCAGGGTGCGGAAGACTATGGAAAAGGGCTCAAAGAAATAGACCGGCGAAAGCCCGAGAAGGACTGCTGCCGTAAGGGCTGCCAGAAGGTAATACTTGACATGCTGCCCCCTTGTATGGCTTTCACCCCGGCCATTGTCAATGCGGCGGAAGAGAAGGCGGTGGGTTCCGTCAAGGAGAGTGCCCATGGGACAGATCCATCCGCAGAAGAACCTGCCGAGAATGAGTGTCAGGGCCAGCACAAGGAGGCCCGGATAGACAGAATGGGCAGTGGGCTTCTGGATGAAAGTGACAAAAGCCGCAAGAGGAGAAATATGGAAGAAAAGCTCGGCGGAAACGGCATTTTTCACCGGGTATGTCGTGGCAAAGAAAAGATAAAGAAAAAGGACAAGAAAGAATGCCTGGAAAAGCCGCCGCAGGAGCACCATGAAATTACACTTTCTGGATCACCATCTTGCCTTGATCTGCCTGCCCGAGGCCCATCTTGCCGGCAAGCTGAATATGACGGATATCGCTGCCCTTCTTTCCGAAGAGCGAGACTGCGTATGAGTCACAGGCAACAAAATCAGTGCCGGCAATGAGGGTCTTCGGCTCCTTAACCTCCCCGGGGCCCTTGGGGCCGTGGGTCAGAAGAATTCTCGTGGCATCAACAATGGTGAGGTGAGGCTTCACGATGGTCATGAAGTCGGCGATGCACTGATCCAGGTCGTTCCCGTGCCAGTAGCCCCTGTCCCATATAAGGCCCATCATGTTCTTCATGCCCAGCGTGACCTTTGTCGCGCTGTGGTCCTTGGCAATGGGCATGTTGATAAAGCAGTCCGCCTCGCGGATATATTTCACAATACTGACTTGCTTGAGGCTTTTCCCCCGGGGAACGCTCTCGGGAGTATAGAAGTTCTCCGTGACGGCGGCGAAAATCTTTCCTCCCTCGCGCTCCACGGCATCCTTGATGCCGCTTTTCTGGAAGGTATAGACATAGCTGTCGCAAGGGTTCTCGTACACACAGACCTCCTTGGCTCCGGCCTTGTAACAGAGCTTCACCAGGTGGCCCACGAGATCGGGGTTGGTGTTGCCGGCCTGCCGGGGCTCACGGGCCCACCCGATATTGGGCTTGAGGAGCACCTTGCTTCCTTTCCTCACAAACCTCTCGATCCCGCCGAAGGGCTTCAGCGCATTGATGAGCCTCCCGTAAAGGTTACCGTCCTTGGCCACCACTATCTTCGAAGCGGCAGGCTGAGCCTGGGAGATGCCCCCTGGAAGAGCCGAGAGCACGGCCGTTCCGGCAGCGGCAAGGCCCAGTCGGGCAAGTTTCTCAAGAGCTTCTCTTCTGGTGAGTTCGTTTTTCATGGAGCTCCTCCTTGATTTCTCTGCAGGATGGCAGGGCCTGGTATTCCGTGACTATAAAATTCACTCAGAAGAAGGAGCCTTCCTTCTTTCCTCAAAGAGTGCCGCCCCATGCCCCAGGGAGGGCAAAAGGAATCCCCGGCCCTTCCGGAGAATCCTGTGAGGGGTGGCAGAGTCCCGGGAGCCTGCCGGAGCGCCCCGCACCCACCAAATCGTACCGGAAAAGAGGTCCCGATGGAAAGCGAACTCTCACTAGCGCTTGAGGAAAGCATCAAGGCAAAGGAGCACCTCAGGGAAATGATCCCCTCCCTGGCGCATGCGGCGGGGATGATGGTAGAGGCCTTCCGAAGGGGGAACAAGATCCTGGTGTGCGGAAACGGCGGCAGCGCCGCCGATGCCCAGCACCTTGCCGCCGAGCTTGTGGGGCGCTTCGAAATGGAGCGAAGCCCCCTGCCCTGTCTGGCCCTCACGACCAATACGTCCAACCTCACCGCCATTGCCAATGACTACCAGTTTTCCAGGATCTTCGAAAAACAGGTCGAGGCTTTTGCCGCACCCGGCGATATCGTCATAGGGATAAGCACCTCCGGCACCTCGGAGAACATCGTGAGAGCCCTTCAGGCAGGAAAGGAAAAAGGAGCCCTGGCCATAGGCTTCACGGGAAAATCTGGAAGAACCATCAAGAAAATTGCCCATCTGTGCCTTACGGCGCCCTCGGAAAGGACATGCAGGATACAGGAATGCCATGTGACCATGATCCATCTCCTCTGCGAGCAGGTAGAAAAAGCCATGGCTTCTTCGGCAGCACACTGAGTGTCATCAGCAAAGGACGGTTCCATGAGAGTAGGAGTATTCACCAATGCCTACAAGCCCATCATCAGCGGTGTGGTGAACTGCATTGACCTCATCAGGCAGTCTCTGATAAAAAAAGGCCATGAGGTCATCATCTTTGCACCGCGCTTCCCGGGGTACCAGGAGGAGGACAGCCCCGTCTACCGCTACCGCTCCCTCAATCTCACGAAAAAAATGAAATTCCCCGTCCCTATCCCCTTCTCCCGCCGCATCAGCGCCCTTATCCCCACTTTTGGCCTTGATATCATCCACTCCCACCACCCTTTCGTCATGGGCGATGAAGGGGCCCGCTGGGCGGCCCGCCTTGGGGTGCCCCTGGTGTTCACCTTCCATACCCAGTACGAGCAGTATGCCCACTATATTCCCCTTCCCGCGGCCCTCGTGAGAGCTGTCTCAAGAATGCGCGTAAAAGCCTATGCAAAGAAGTGCTCTGTCATCATCACGCCGGGGACCTCCATCGTGGAGCTCCTCCATGAATACGGCATCA
This Candidatus Eremiobacterota bacterium DNA region includes the following protein-coding sequences:
- a CDS encoding 4Fe-4S dicluster domain-containing protein translates to MVLLRRLFQAFFLVLFLYLFFATTYPVKNAVSAELFFHISPLAAFVTFIQKPTAHSVYPGLLVLALTLILGRFFCGWICPMGTLLDGTHRLLFRRIDNGRGESHTRGQHVKYYLLAALTAAVLLGLSPVYFFEPFSIVFRTLTFCLFPVLFSLVAPLSQKLPWISQSLLSPAPKVFFEGTFLFFLIFVAIMALEAFTRRKWCRVLCPMGALLGVFSRVALLRKHVSDSCTDCGLCARKCRTGAIFPANRDIMPSECIECMDCEALCPSKAISFRMGKPQPLFGPVVKWILRKDRPHEPGALMALSRRDFFLSLAGGCAFALMGKTEYGYAMASSRLIRPPGALPEAEFVARCIRCGACLKVCVTNGLQPSLFEGGLAGLWSPRLVPLRGFCEENCNLCTSLCPVGALRPVDVKDKKREILGQARIDRSKCIAWNQDAKCLVCDEYCSYDAVFQKELEGKPRPFVDPALCVGCGQCEHRCPTGPDPAIVVYRKGMAVKDIREK
- a CDS encoding DUF362 domain-containing protein, with translation MKNELTRREALEKLARLGLAAAGTAVLSALPGGISQAQPAASKIVVAKDGNLYGRLINALKPFGGIERFVRKGSKVLLKPNIGWAREPRQAGNTNPDLVGHLVKLCYKAGAKEVCVYENPCDSYVYTFQKSGIKDAVEREGGKIFAAVTENFYTPESVPRGKSLKQVSIVKYIREADCFINMPIAKDHSATKVTLGMKNMMGLIWDRGYWHGNDLDQCIADFMTIVKPHLTIVDATRILLTHGPKGPGEVKEPKTLIAGTDFVACDSYAVSLFGKKGSDIRHIQLAGKMGLGQADQGKMVIQKV
- a CDS encoding D-sedoheptulose 7-phosphate isomerase, coding for MESELSLALEESIKAKEHLREMIPSLAHAAGMMVEAFRRGNKILVCGNGGSAADAQHLAAELVGRFEMERSPLPCLALTTNTSNLTAIANDYQFSRIFEKQVEAFAAPGDIVIGISTSGTSENIVRALQAGKEKGALAIGFTGKSGRTIKKIAHLCLTAPSERTCRIQECHVTMIHLLCEQVEKAMASSAAH